The following proteins come from a genomic window of Acidobacteriota bacterium:
- a CDS encoding response regulator, with protein sequence MSKKVLVVDDSPTDLQMLVSLLKKHGYEVTTAVDGEEAIDKASATHPPIVVLDIILPKKNGFQVCRQLKTTAGTSDIKIILVSSKNQESDRFWGMKQGADEYIAKPYQDADLLAAVARQS encoded by the coding sequence ATGTCCAAGAAAGTGCTCGTCGTGGATGACAGTCCGACGGATCTGCAGATGCTCGTCTCGCTGCTCAAGAAGCACGGGTACGAGGTGACGACCGCGGTCGATGGCGAGGAAGCGATCGACAAGGCATCGGCGACCCACCCGCCGATCGTGGTGCTCGACATCATCCTGCCGAAGAAGAACGGCTTCCAGGTGTGCCGGCAGCTCAAGACGACGGCGGGAACGAGCGACATCAAGATCATCCTCGTCAGCAGCAAAAACCAGGAGAGCGATCGGTTCTGGGGCATGAAGCAGGGGGCGGACGAGTACATCGCCAAACCCTACCAGGATGCCGATCTGCTCGCCGCGGTGGCGAGACAGTCGTGA
- a CDS encoding response regulator, which produces MVVDDSATIRKILGMTLERAGYAVVAEPDGERAVERLAQFVPDLILLDITMPKLDGYEVCKRIRKDPRTAHVPVVMLSGKDGFFDKVKGRMVGATEYLTKPFQAPAVLAVIATHCPGGPEVAHG; this is translated from the coding sequence ATGGTCGTCGACGACAGCGCGACGATCCGCAAGATTCTCGGCATGACGCTCGAGCGCGCGGGCTACGCCGTCGTGGCGGAGCCGGACGGCGAGCGCGCCGTCGAGCGGCTCGCGCAGTTCGTGCCCGACCTGATCCTGCTCGACATCACGATGCCGAAACTCGACGGCTACGAGGTCTGCAAGCGGATCAGGAAGGACCCGCGCACGGCGCACGTGCCCGTCGTGATGCTCTCGGGCAAGGACGGGTTCTTCGACAAGGTCAAGGGACGCATGGTGGGCGCGACCGAGTACCTGACCAAGCCGTTCCAGGCGCCCGCCGTGCTCGCGGTGATCGCGACGCACTGCCCGGGCGGCCCGGAGGTGGCGCATGGCTAG
- a CDS encoding response regulator gives MGTASDALHPVVQRSRLLIVDDELGTVLALRSFFTLADYDVDCALRSEEGLQLLDLHQYDAVITDLHLSPGRIGEGLRIAEHARLRSPVACVVMLTAYGSEATQEEAVRRGVDIYQTKPVELPRLMRHIERVVNGHARRG, from the coding sequence ATGGGAACCGCCTCGGACGCCCTCCACCCTGTCGTCCAACGCAGCCGCCTTCTCATCGTCGACGACGAGCTCGGGACGGTGCTCGCGCTCCGGTCGTTCTTCACGCTCGCCGATTACGACGTCGATTGCGCGCTGCGGTCCGAAGAGGGATTGCAGCTGCTCGACCTCCATCAGTACGACGCCGTCATCACCGATCTCCATCTGTCGCCGGGGCGCATCGGCGAGGGGCTGCGCATCGCGGAGCACGCGCGCCTGCGGAGCCCGGTCGCGTGCGTCGTGATGCTGACGGCGTACGGGTCTGAGGCGACGCAGGAGGAGGCGGTCCGGCGCGGCGTGGACATCTACCAGACGAAGCCGGTGGAGCTGCCGCGGCTCATGCGGCACATCGAACGGGTGGTGAACGGGCATGCGCGGCGCGGCTGA
- a CDS encoding sigma-54-dependent Fis family transcriptional regulator, giving the protein MLKSRILLVDDDASVRLGVRSYLEATGYEVEEADTCAAARARLDVDVPDVVLLDYALPDGNAVDLLKRLKADAVDVPVLVLTGHGSIELAVTAIKEGAEQFLTKPVELGSLVVLIERLIEHQQNSRRLYATRSRGVETPVDVLFACRSAAMRALARDARSVASSEVPVLIEGETGTGKGVLARWIHQSSSRSRESLVELNCAGLPRELLESELFGHERGAFTGATGMKPGLLEAAHRGTMFLDEIGDMDMSLQPKLLKVVEEKRFRRLGDVAERRVDLRFIAATNHDLSRLVAGGRFREDLYYRINTVVLRLPPLRDRVEDVPAIAEHLLALLARDIRRPVPQLGPDAEQALVAHTWPGNVRELRNVLERAVLLASSPVLRRADLRLFCPPAKGMPATNASTLKELEWQHIKRVLEEEQGNVPRTARRLGIPRSTMYQKLKSSRIWTEV; this is encoded by the coding sequence GTGTTGAAGAGCCGTATCCTGCTGGTCGATGACGATGCGAGCGTGCGCCTGGGCGTGCGCTCGTACCTGGAGGCCACCGGCTACGAGGTCGAGGAGGCGGACACGTGCGCAGCCGCGCGCGCGCGCCTGGACGTGGACGTTCCCGACGTCGTGCTGCTCGACTACGCGCTCCCCGATGGCAACGCCGTTGACCTCCTCAAGCGGCTGAAAGCGGATGCCGTCGACGTGCCGGTCCTGGTGCTGACGGGACACGGGTCGATCGAGCTTGCCGTCACCGCCATCAAGGAAGGAGCCGAGCAGTTTCTGACCAAGCCGGTGGAGCTGGGATCGCTCGTGGTGCTGATCGAGCGCCTCATCGAGCACCAGCAGAACTCCCGGCGCCTGTACGCCACGCGCTCGCGCGGGGTCGAGACGCCGGTGGACGTGTTGTTCGCGTGCCGCAGTGCCGCGATGCGGGCGCTGGCGCGCGACGCGCGGTCGGTCGCGTCGAGCGAGGTCCCGGTGCTCATCGAAGGGGAGACGGGCACCGGCAAGGGGGTGCTGGCCCGGTGGATCCACCAGTCGAGCAGCCGCTCGCGCGAGTCGCTCGTGGAGCTGAACTGCGCGGGGCTGCCCCGCGAGCTGCTCGAGTCTGAACTGTTCGGGCACGAGCGGGGCGCCTTCACCGGGGCGACCGGCATGAAGCCCGGGCTGCTCGAGGCGGCGCACCGGGGAACGATGTTCCTCGACGAGATCGGCGACATGGACATGTCGCTGCAGCCGAAGCTGCTGAAGGTGGTCGAGGAGAAGCGCTTCCGGAGGCTCGGCGACGTCGCCGAGCGACGCGTCGATCTCCGGTTCATCGCGGCGACCAACCACGATCTGTCGCGGCTCGTTGCTGGAGGACGTTTCCGCGAGGATCTCTACTACCGGATTAACACGGTGGTGCTGCGGCTGCCGCCGCTCCGCGACCGCGTCGAGGACGTGCCGGCCATCGCCGAGCACCTGCTCGCGCTGCTGGCGCGCGACATCCGGCGTCCCGTGCCGCAGCTCGGCCCCGATGCGGAGCAGGCGCTCGTCGCCCACACGTGGCCGGGCAACGTCCGCGAGCTGCGCAACGTGCTCGAGCGCGCCGTGCTCCTGGCCTCGTCGCCGGTGCTGCGCCGCGCGGACCTGCGGTTGTTCTGCCCGCCGGCCAAGGGGATGCCGGCGACCAACGCGAGCACGCTGAAAGAACTGGAGTGGCAGCACATCAAGCGCGTGCTGGAAGAAGAGCAGGGCAACGTGCCGCGCACGGCGCGCCGGCTCGGGATTCCGCGCAGCACGATGTACCAGAAGCTGAAGTCGTCCAGAATCTGGACTGAAGTGTGA
- a CDS encoding DUF4115 domain-containing protein: MNDRAAHPVPAFDEQRALADLEKLHREIQRARVQRDRAEAEFDKFVRGFREQEVEAEVGTKGERSVRAPGPVHATAHEDSSPAAAPATRRAARVAVALLIVVAALAAVLAVRAWRTRPDLASQPAQPSDTPAAAGIRPQPSAPPPVPPVEPRTPAAPAPPAGVNLELLTRRAVWMRVTIDGRRAFEREVPAGERIPLRAQRAVAIRAGDAGAVAVTIDGRDAGVLGRDGAIVTRVFTMTPDPDGAGRR, translated from the coding sequence GTGAACGATCGCGCTGCGCACCCGGTGCCGGCCTTCGACGAGCAGCGCGCGCTCGCCGACCTCGAGAAGCTTCATCGCGAGATCCAGCGGGCGCGCGTGCAACGCGACCGCGCTGAGGCGGAGTTCGACAAGTTCGTGCGCGGGTTCCGCGAGCAGGAAGTCGAGGCCGAGGTCGGGACGAAGGGCGAGCGGTCGGTGCGGGCTCCCGGGCCTGTCCACGCGACCGCGCACGAGGATTCATCTCCCGCTGCGGCGCCGGCCACGCGTCGCGCCGCGCGCGTCGCCGTTGCACTGCTGATCGTGGTGGCCGCGCTCGCCGCCGTGCTCGCGGTGCGCGCGTGGCGCACGCGTCCCGACCTCGCATCGCAACCCGCGCAACCCTCTGACACACCGGCGGCCGCCGGCATCCGTCCGCAGCCATCGGCGCCTCCGCCCGTGCCGCCTGTCGAGCCGCGCACACCCGCCGCTCCAGCGCCGCCGGCAGGCGTGAACCTCGAGCTGTTGACGCGGCGCGCCGTGTGGATGAGGGTCACGATCGACGGCCGAAGGGCGTTCGAGCGCGAGGTCCCGGCCGGGGAGCGGATCCCGCTGCGCGCCCAGCGTGCGGTCGCCATCCGCGCCGGCGATGCGGGGGCCGTGGCGGTGACGATTGACGGCCGCGACGCCGGCGTGCTCGGACGCGACGGCGCCATCGTGACGCGCGTGTTCACCATGACGCCTGATCCGGACGGCGCCGGCAGGCGCTGA
- a CDS encoding maleylpyruvate isomerase N-terminal domain-containing protein → MALSPLPPTDTRAFFRPVSSALVTLLRTLPAADWERPTIAGSWAVRDVVAHLIDLTFRRLSFHRDRMTPPPPPHPIASERDFVRFINALNAAWVDAAKRLSPEVLTDLFEMASAGLAEWFERLPLDAPALFGVSWAGEQTSEGWFDVGREFTELWHHQEQIRMAVGAPSLGDARYLRAVIAIAVRGLPHAFRDAEAGTGAALVLDVSGPAGGTWSLLREPERWTIHAGEASAAATRVRLSDETAWKLLFNALPERDAAGAVQIEGRAELARPLLKARSVIV, encoded by the coding sequence ATGGCTCTTTCGCCCCTGCCGCCGACCGATACCCGCGCCTTCTTTCGACCGGTCTCTTCGGCGCTTGTCACGCTGCTGCGCACTCTGCCGGCGGCGGACTGGGAGCGGCCGACGATCGCGGGCAGCTGGGCGGTCAGGGACGTCGTCGCGCATCTGATCGACCTGACGTTCCGCCGGCTGTCGTTCCATCGCGATCGGATGACGCCGCCGCCTCCGCCGCATCCGATCGCCTCCGAGCGCGATTTCGTGCGCTTCATCAACGCGCTGAACGCCGCATGGGTGGACGCCGCGAAGCGACTCAGCCCCGAGGTGCTCACCGATCTCTTCGAGATGGCAAGCGCCGGCCTGGCCGAATGGTTCGAGCGGCTGCCGCTCGACGCCCCCGCGCTGTTCGGCGTCTCCTGGGCCGGCGAACAGACGTCAGAGGGCTGGTTCGACGTCGGCCGGGAGTTCACCGAGTTGTGGCATCACCAGGAGCAGATCCGCATGGCCGTCGGCGCGCCATCGCTCGGCGACGCGAGATACCTGCGCGCGGTCATCGCGATCGCCGTTCGCGGCCTGCCGCACGCGTTCCGGGACGCGGAGGCGGGAACCGGAGCGGCGCTCGTCCTGGACGTGAGCGGACCGGCAGGGGGGACGTGGTCGCTTCTGCGCGAGCCGGAGCGATGGACGATTCACGCGGGCGAGGCGTCGGCCGCGGCCACGCGGGTCCGGCTCTCCGACGAGACAGCGTGGAAGCTGCTGTTCAACGCGCTTCCGGAGCGCGATGCCGCCGGCGCCGTTCAGATCGAGGGGCGGGCGGAGCTTGCGCGGCCGCTCCTCAAAGCCCGCTCGGTCATCGTCTAG
- a CDS encoding amidohydrolase family protein, translating to MVHVHAVTAGQHHGSFHYVLQLSHVAGPAPLKQLVRRTRPKPGHGQIQAGSRVSQELARKRQHVVPALAERRNTDLDHAQPVVQILSESASRDFSGEEALRLFTVGSAWFSGDEQIKGRIAPGQLADFAVLTADYLAVPEEQIKNIESALTVLGGDVVYAAAPFDRLAPPRLPAVLPAWSPVAHFGGVQAAQRGTALAIRSGTLPRRR from the coding sequence ATCGTCCACGTCCACGCGGTTACCGCGGGCCAGCACCATGGCTCGTTCCACTACGTTCTGCAGCTCTCGCACGTTGCCGGGCCAGCCCCACTGAAGCAGCTGGTCCGCCGCACGAGGCCTAAACCCGGTCACGGGCAGATTCAAGCGGGCAGCCGTGTCAGCCAGGAATTGGCGCGCAAGCGGCAGCACGTCGTCCCGGCGCTCGCGGAGCGGAGAAATACGGATCTCGATCACGCGCAACCGGTAGTACAGATCCTGTCGGAATCGGCCAGCCGCGACTTCTCCGGCGAAGAGGCCCTGCGACTGTTCACGGTCGGCAGCGCATGGTTCAGCGGAGACGAACAGATCAAGGGTCGTATCGCGCCCGGCCAACTCGCGGATTTTGCGGTGCTCACCGCTGACTATCTCGCCGTTCCCGAGGAGCAGATCAAGAACATCGAATCAGCGCTCACCGTGCTCGGCGGTGATGTCGTCTATGCCGCCGCGCCGTTCGACCGGCTTGCGCCGCCCCGTCTGCCAGCCGTGCTGCCGGCGTGGTCTCCGGTGGCTCACTTTGGGGGGGTTCAGGCTGCGCAGCGAGGCACCGCTCTCGCGATCAGAAGCGGTACGTTGCCCAGACGGCGGTGA
- a CDS encoding alginate export family protein has protein sequence MVLVAGVNAQVAVRGADDSRAGSFVSTGGQVRQQYERFANEEWGAEVPDADGYWLERYMFQLDARLSRRVRLYGELKSGIEIGRAGGHAVRWLDQGRTKGADLYYLGYRRKEATFDQGQGRELRHSWGARFWKASGALDYNVEAVVQTGHFANTDIRAWTIASDTGYPIGAAGRPRFGLRADITSGDRDRNDDRLGTFNPLFPKGAYFGLIASAGPSNHMDLDPQVTVNPRDGLVMTASWLFFWRRQVDDGIYGIPGNLVRSGQGTRSRLVGPSPGVEVEWQVTEHLSMTGNASLFTAGPFIQESGPARTIGFTAVWATYRF, from the coding sequence TTGGTCCTCGTGGCCGGCGTGAACGCACAGGTCGCGGTTCGGGGCGCCGACGACAGCCGTGCGGGGTCGTTCGTCTCGACGGGCGGCCAGGTTCGGCAGCAATACGAACGGTTCGCGAACGAGGAGTGGGGCGCCGAGGTGCCAGACGCCGATGGCTACTGGCTCGAGCGCTACATGTTTCAGCTCGACGCGCGGCTCTCGCGGCGAGTGCGGTTGTACGGAGAGCTGAAGAGCGGCATCGAGATCGGGCGGGCCGGCGGGCACGCCGTTCGCTGGCTCGATCAAGGCCGGACCAAGGGGGCGGATCTCTACTACCTCGGGTATCGGCGGAAGGAGGCGACGTTCGATCAGGGTCAAGGCCGGGAACTCCGGCACTCGTGGGGCGCCCGCTTCTGGAAGGCGTCGGGTGCCCTTGACTACAACGTGGAAGCCGTCGTCCAGACGGGACACTTCGCAAACACCGACATCCGTGCCTGGACGATCGCGTCAGACACCGGTTACCCGATTGGAGCGGCAGGACGACCGAGGTTCGGCCTGCGCGCCGACATCACGAGCGGTGATCGCGATCGCAACGACGATCGGCTCGGGACGTTCAATCCGCTGTTTCCCAAAGGCGCGTACTTCGGGCTGATTGCCTCCGCGGGGCCATCGAACCACATGGACCTGGACCCCCAAGTAACCGTGAATCCCCGCGACGGACTCGTGATGACGGCGAGCTGGCTGTTCTTCTGGCGGCGGCAGGTCGACGACGGCATCTATGGGATACCGGGGAATCTCGTTCGTTCCGGACAGGGCACACGTTCGCGACTTGTCGGGCCCTCACCAGGGGTCGAGGTCGAGTGGCAAGTGACCGAGCACCTGTCCATGACTGGCAACGCGTCGCTCTTCACCGCCGGGCCGTTCATCCAGGAATCCGGGCCTGCCCGCACCATCGGCTTCACCGCCGTCTGGGCAACGTACCGCTTCTGA
- a CDS encoding molybdopterin-dependent oxidoreductase translates to MKLSILLWGIPQAMRVAARVYPEYASRLKERNLVAQFRLRDRPEGRWIGLDNGRISSGRGIHEHPDITIEFKNKAIAESFLTPPVDLLERIDAAKNYKVRLIGPDDLATWFLGILTRLESVTWKAGTRMGNGVVRYTSGTNGGPIFVYVKDGRIIRTTPIDFDDKDAPSWSITARGRTFTPSRRTTLAAHGMCQKSMVYSSGRLLYPMKRVDFDPNGARNPQNRGKSAFERITWDEALDIVASEIKRAKAAGPGAIAVDHGSHHQWGNLGHYLSAFNRFWNLIGVTKLVHSPDSWEGWFWGAMHHWGNSLRLGCPEFYGTVEDCLKEAEMIVFWSSDPDTTYGFEGAQRREWAKELGIKMVHIDPYLNHTAAHLGGKWIAPRPGTDPALAQAICHVWIAEGLYDKEFVANRTTGFDEWKAYVLGESDGVPKSPEWQEAETGVPARDVRALAREWGTKKTYLGAGSWGSGVGGAGRGPTGMQWARMMTILAAMQGWGRPGCNFGNLQFGAPVDFNFYFPGYGEGSFSGDLAFSANSANNYQRMPHIVTMNTVRQAVPRIWFPEAITQGKAMAYINDVSSVQGQFFPVFYPSPGHVPVQMLYKYGSQLFGTMVAGNRWARAYQHESLKFIVNQSVWKEGETPFSDIILPACTVFEKWDIGEWYNVGAGYVHHMYSMNNHRVISLQHKCIEPLGESKSDYNIFLAVSERLGLGAVYSEGGTSELDWCKRVFESSDLAGHISWRQFLKKGYFVVPADPEPARAPVANRWYYEGRKKDTPEPYPLPSDYVGGYLEGLQTRSGKYEFVAQSLESIDDPDRPPLNRYMPTYEDPKRNPDLADFPLKLQTAHTRYPYHVMGDAEGSTLNDIREHRVFNNGRYYLVARMSREDAEARGIKDDDLIRLWNHRASIVCAAQVTERLRPGTVSAYSGSAKYDPVGEPGRSTDLGGCVNMLNPKESITKKGHGIKPNCVLIQVEKWAGVDTWQPTETA, encoded by the coding sequence ATGAAACTCTCGATCCTGCTGTGGGGCATTCCGCAGGCGATGCGAGTGGCTGCGCGCGTGTACCCCGAGTACGCCTCCCGCTTGAAGGAGAGGAATCTCGTCGCGCAGTTCAGACTGCGGGACAGGCCAGAGGGTCGCTGGATCGGGCTCGATAACGGCAGGATCAGCTCAGGACGCGGCATCCACGAGCATCCCGACATCACCATCGAGTTCAAGAACAAGGCGATCGCGGAGAGCTTCCTCACGCCGCCGGTCGACTTGCTGGAGCGCATCGACGCCGCGAAAAACTACAAGGTCCGCCTGATCGGCCCTGATGACCTCGCGACCTGGTTCCTGGGCATCCTGACCCGGTTGGAGTCGGTCACCTGGAAGGCCGGGACCCGTATGGGCAACGGCGTCGTGCGCTACACGAGCGGCACCAACGGCGGCCCGATCTTCGTCTACGTCAAGGACGGCAGGATCATCCGCACCACGCCGATCGACTTCGACGACAAGGACGCGCCGTCCTGGTCCATCACCGCGCGCGGCAGGACGTTCACCCCGTCGCGGCGGACGACGCTGGCCGCGCACGGTATGTGCCAGAAGTCGATGGTGTACTCGAGCGGCCGCCTGCTCTATCCGATGAAGCGGGTCGACTTCGACCCGAACGGCGCGCGCAACCCCCAGAACCGGGGCAAGTCCGCGTTCGAGCGCATCACCTGGGACGAAGCGCTGGACATCGTCGCCAGCGAGATCAAGCGCGCCAAGGCCGCAGGTCCGGGCGCCATCGCGGTCGACCACGGCTCGCACCACCAGTGGGGCAACCTCGGACACTACCTGAGCGCCTTCAACCGCTTCTGGAACCTGATCGGCGTCACCAAGCTCGTGCACAGCCCCGACAGTTGGGAAGGCTGGTTCTGGGGCGCGATGCACCACTGGGGCAACAGTTTGCGCCTCGGGTGCCCCGAGTTCTACGGCACCGTGGAGGACTGCCTCAAGGAGGCGGAGATGATCGTGTTCTGGTCCAGCGACCCGGACACGACCTACGGGTTCGAGGGGGCGCAGCGGCGCGAGTGGGCCAAAGAACTCGGCATCAAGATGGTCCACATCGATCCTTACCTGAACCACACCGCGGCGCACCTGGGCGGCAAGTGGATCGCGCCCAGGCCGGGGACCGACCCCGCGCTTGCGCAGGCGATCTGCCACGTCTGGATCGCCGAGGGGCTCTACGACAAGGAGTTCGTCGCGAACAGGACCACGGGGTTCGACGAATGGAAGGCCTACGTTCTGGGTGAGAGCGACGGCGTGCCGAAGTCGCCCGAGTGGCAGGAGGCCGAGACCGGTGTGCCGGCGCGCGACGTCCGCGCACTGGCGCGCGAGTGGGGAACCAAGAAGACCTACCTCGGCGCGGGAAGCTGGGGTTCCGGCGTCGGCGGCGCCGGCCGCGGCCCGACGGGCATGCAGTGGGCCCGGATGATGACCATCCTCGCCGCGATGCAGGGTTGGGGCCGCCCGGGCTGCAACTTCGGCAACCTGCAGTTCGGCGCGCCGGTCGACTTCAACTTCTATTTCCCGGGCTACGGCGAGGGCAGCTTCTCCGGCGACCTGGCCTTCAGCGCCAATTCGGCCAACAACTACCAGCGCATGCCGCACATCGTGACGATGAACACGGTGCGGCAGGCCGTCCCCAGGATCTGGTTCCCCGAGGCGATCACGCAGGGGAAGGCCATGGCGTACATCAACGACGTCTCGTCGGTGCAGGGGCAGTTCTTCCCGGTCTTTTACCCCTCGCCGGGCCACGTGCCCGTGCAGATGCTCTACAAGTACGGCAGCCAGTTGTTCGGCACGATGGTGGCCGGCAACCGCTGGGCCCGCGCGTACCAGCACGAAAGCCTGAAGTTCATCGTCAACCAGTCGGTCTGGAAGGAGGGGGAGACACCGTTCTCGGACATCATCCTGCCCGCGTGCACGGTCTTCGAGAAGTGGGACATCGGCGAGTGGTACAACGTTGGCGCCGGGTACGTGCACCACATGTACTCGATGAACAACCACCGCGTGATCTCGCTGCAGCACAAGTGCATCGAGCCGCTGGGCGAGTCGAAGTCCGACTACAACATCTTCCTCGCCGTCTCGGAGAGACTGGGCCTCGGAGCCGTGTACTCGGAAGGCGGCACCTCAGAGCTGGACTGGTGCAAGCGCGTGTTCGAGTCCTCCGACCTGGCCGGGCACATCTCCTGGCGGCAGTTTCTCAAGAAAGGCTACTTCGTCGTGCCCGCCGATCCGGAACCGGCGCGTGCGCCGGTCGCGAACCGCTGGTACTACGAAGGCCGGAAGAAGGACACGCCCGAACCCTATCCGCTGCCGTCGGACTACGTGGGCGGATACCTCGAGGGCCTGCAGACGCGTTCGGGTAAGTACGAGTTCGTGGCCCAGTCGCTCGAGAGCATCGACGATCCGGACCGCCCGCCGCTCAACCGGTACATGCCGACCTACGAAGATCCGAAGCGCAACCCGGATCTCGCCGACTTTCCGCTGAAGCTGCAGACGGCGCACACCCGCTACCCGTACCACGTCATGGGCGACGCCGAGGGCAGCACGCTCAACGACATCCGGGAACATCGCGTGTTCAACAACGGACGCTACTACCTCGTGGCCCGGATGAGCAGGGAGGATGCCGAGGCGAGAGGGATCAAGGACGACGATCTGATCCGGCTGTGGAACCACCGCGCCTCGATCGTCTGTGCGGCCCAGGTCACGGAACGGCTCCGGCCGGGCACCGTCAGCGCCTATTCGGGATCGGCCAAGTACGACCCGGTGGGAGAACCCGGCAGGTCCACAGACCTCGGTGGCTGCGTGAACATGCTGAATCCCAAGGAGTCGATCACGAAGAAGGGGCATGGGATCAAGCCCAACTGCGTGCTGATCCAGGTTGAGAAGTGGGCCGGCGTCGACACCTGGCAGCCGACGGAGACCGCGTGA
- a CDS encoding oxidoreductase — MAKMWNLIVDVARCDNCRLCFLAVKDEYVGNDFAGYSAAQPVQGHHWLDIRRKERGTYPFVQARFMPVMCNHCDHAPCIKAARDGAVRKRPDGIVIIDPEKSKGQKQIVNACPYGAVAWNEEKQIPQAWTFDAHLLDEGWTRTRAEQACPMNVYRTIKVEDEEMQRIQAEEHLEVLEPRLATKPRVYYRNLHVITKCFVGGTVVQRMDGVEDCAAGVEVVLEKDGREAGRATTDAFGEFMIDGLEPNSSRYHLKAAGPSGRFSTQFDLADESRYLGVLTLAAG; from the coding sequence ATGGCCAAGATGTGGAACCTGATCGTCGACGTGGCGCGCTGCGACAACTGCCGACTCTGCTTCCTTGCGGTCAAGGACGAGTACGTGGGCAACGATTTCGCCGGCTACTCGGCCGCACAGCCCGTCCAGGGACATCACTGGCTCGACATCCGGCGCAAGGAGCGCGGCACCTACCCGTTCGTCCAGGCGCGCTTCATGCCGGTGATGTGCAACCACTGCGACCATGCACCCTGCATCAAGGCGGCACGTGACGGCGCCGTGCGCAAGCGCCCGGACGGCATCGTGATCATCGATCCCGAGAAGTCGAAGGGCCAGAAGCAGATCGTGAACGCCTGCCCCTACGGCGCGGTCGCCTGGAACGAGGAGAAGCAGATCCCGCAGGCGTGGACGTTCGACGCGCATCTACTGGACGAGGGCTGGACCCGGACGCGGGCCGAGCAGGCCTGCCCGATGAACGTCTACCGCACGATCAAGGTCGAGGACGAGGAGATGCAGCGGATCCAGGCCGAGGAGCACCTCGAGGTCCTCGAGCCCAGGCTGGCGACGAAGCCGCGCGTCTACTACAGGAACCTCCACGTGATCACGAAGTGCTTCGTCGGCGGGACCGTCGTCCAGCGGATGGACGGCGTCGAGGATTGCGCCGCCGGCGTCGAAGTCGTTCTCGAGAAGGATGGCCGTGAGGCCGGGCGGGCGACGACGGATGCCTTCGGTGAGTTCATGATCGACGGGCTCGAGCCGAACAGCAGCCGCTATCACCTGAAAGCCGCCGGCCCGTCGGGACGGTTCTCGACGCAGTTCGACCTTGCCGACGAGAGCCGCTATCTCGGCGTGCTCACACTGGCCGCGGGCTAG